From Paenibacillus sp. PK3_47, the proteins below share one genomic window:
- a CDS encoding LTA synthase family protein has protein sequence MWKEGEAVSFFNVKKWLIKPFVFFSIIFILKSTLAWGVIFEDPQPLKSVLTEIPFVWALFCLIERFASKRKLGYYMTVNLIVTAIFFAAIMYFKYYGVIVTYHAAEQVNQVTAVSNSVFSLMDPYYLLIFGDIIILGIYFFFNKKGRSYKKININLRNGRPVYIVLFAVSLGLCLFNILPNKASMNEIKKAQEMGILNYEAYTIFADNRPEQVNASEITQDVINELKGIDTTAVSPVQGIAKGKNLIIIQLESFQSFLLGLNVDGQEITPNLNRLMEDSLYFNNFYQMVGQGNTSDAEFVVNSSYYIPPQGAATMSYVDKVLPSLPRLLKENGYQTATFHTNVVEFWNRGELYSSLGFDHYYDQKFFGDEDAFFFGPSDETLYRKTSEKLKEMDEDSKPFYAQVISMSAHHPFTIPAEKYKMKLPERYEGTFVGDYIRSQNYADYAFGQFVDELKANGVWDNSLIMVYGDHMGLPIYSLDHDDKELMSEIYGHDYEYAHMLNIPLIIHQGGSLKPQTLEQVGGEVDIMPTAASLLGISMDNNIHFGQDLLSQTYNLLPQRYYLPTGSFISSSGLLIPGNSFEDNTQYNLASGGKAPAGTEEEYNRALRLRQLSDSYVTQLPDKNPAAE, from the coding sequence ATGTGGAAAGAGGGCGAAGCTGTGTCATTCTTTAATGTAAAAAAGTGGTTAATCAAGCCATTTGTATTCTTTTCGATTATTTTTATCCTTAAAAGCACCTTGGCCTGGGGTGTAATCTTTGAGGACCCGCAGCCGCTAAAATCCGTTCTGACGGAAATCCCGTTTGTCTGGGCGCTCTTTTGCCTGATTGAACGGTTTGCCTCCAAACGGAAGCTCGGCTATTACATGACCGTCAATCTTATTGTCACCGCCATCTTTTTTGCCGCGATTATGTACTTCAAGTACTACGGAGTTATTGTCACTTACCATGCCGCCGAGCAGGTGAATCAGGTTACCGCTGTGAGCAACAGTGTATTTTCACTGATGGACCCGTATTATCTGCTGATCTTTGGCGATATTATTATTCTTGGCATTTATTTCTTCTTTAACAAGAAGGGACGCAGCTATAAAAAAATCAATATCAATCTCCGTAACGGAAGACCCGTCTACATCGTCCTGTTCGCGGTATCGCTCGGGCTCTGCCTGTTTAATATCCTGCCTAACAAAGCCAGCATGAATGAAATCAAAAAGGCACAGGAAATGGGCATTCTCAATTATGAAGCTTACACCATCTTTGCCGACAACAGACCGGAGCAGGTCAATGCCAGTGAAATTACCCAGGATGTGATCAATGAACTGAAGGGAATTGACACAACCGCCGTCTCCCCTGTCCAGGGAATTGCCAAAGGCAAAAATCTGATTATCATTCAGCTGGAATCTTTTCAGAGCTTTCTCCTCGGGCTCAATGTTGACGGACAGGAAATTACGCCTAACCTCAACCGGCTGATGGAGGATAGCCTGTACTTTAATAACTTCTACCAAATGGTCGGCCAGGGTAACACATCAGATGCCGAATTTGTTGTGAACTCATCTTACTATATTCCGCCGCAGGGTGCGGCAACAATGTCTTATGTCGACAAGGTGCTGCCAAGCCTTCCGCGCCTCCTGAAGGAGAACGGTTATCAGACAGCCACCTTCCACACGAATGTCGTGGAGTTCTGGAACCGCGGAGAGCTGTACAGCTCCCTGGGCTTTGACCACTATTACGACCAGAAATTTTTCGGAGATGAGGATGCCTTCTTCTTCGGGCCTTCGGACGAAACACTCTACCGCAAGACTTCCGAAAAGCTGAAGGAAATGGATGAGGACAGCAAACCGTTCTATGCTCAGGTCATTTCGATGTCTGCGCACCATCCGTTCACCATTCCGGCCGAGAAATACAAGATGAAGCTGCCGGAGCGTTATGAAGGCACCTTCGTCGGTGACTATATCCGCTCCCAGAATTACGCCGACTATGCCTTCGGACAATTTGTCGATGAGCTTAAGGCTAACGGGGTATGGGACAACAGCCTGATCATGGTGTACGGAGACCACATGGGGCTGCCGATCTATTCCCTGGACCATGATGATAAAGAACTGATGAGCGAAATCTACGGTCATGATTATGAATATGCGCACATGCTCAATATTCCGCTGATTATCCACCAGGGCGGCAGCCTGAAGCCGCAGACGCTGGAGCAGGTCGGCGGGGAAGTCGATATTATGCCGACCGCAGCCAGCCTCCTGGGCATCTCCATGGATAACAATATCCACTTCGGCCAGGATCTGCTGAGCCAGACCTACAATCTGCTGCCGCAGCGCTACTATCTGCCGACCGGATCCTTCATATCAAGCTCCGGACTGCTGATCCCGGGCAACAGCTTCGAGGACAACACGCAGTATAATCTGGCCTCCGGCGGAAAGGCTCCAGCCGGAACGGAAGAGGAGTATAACCGGGCGCTGCGATTGCGCCAGCTGTCGGACAGCTATGTTACACAGCTGCCTGACAAGAACCCTGCAGCAGAATAA
- a CDS encoding MarR family transcriptional regulator, which produces MSQQIDPLVEALGLSMWRVQRKIMSQMSLPKEIGLTVPQFGLLRMIAQEQESRVIQLADKMEVKSSAVTVMLDRLELLGLSKREPDENDRRAVIVTITEKGKGVLAEAQYRSLLLLTEHLAILKPEELQKFAEYYMMLEKQER; this is translated from the coding sequence ATGTCGCAACAAATCGATCCGTTAGTAGAAGCTTTGGGATTATCGATGTGGAGAGTACAGCGTAAAATTATGTCGCAAATGTCATTGCCCAAAGAGATTGGGCTGACGGTTCCCCAATTCGGGCTGCTGCGGATGATTGCCCAGGAGCAGGAATCAAGGGTGATTCAGCTGGCAGACAAGATGGAGGTGAAGTCCAGTGCAGTTACGGTGATGCTGGACCGCCTGGAGCTGCTGGGCCTCAGCAAACGGGAGCCTGACGAGAATGACCGCAGAGCCGTGATCGTAACGATTACCGAGAAAGGCAAAGGCGTGCTCGCCGAAGCCCAGTACCGGTCTTTGCTGCTCCTTACCGAACACCTGGCCATACTTAAGCCGGAGGAACTGCAGAAATTCGCTGAATACTACATGATGCTCGAGAAACAGGAGCGTTAA